Below is a genomic region from Candidatus Sulfotelmatobacter sp..
GGATCTCGGCCATGGTGATGACGTCGAGCAGGTTGTGGTGGAACACGGGAATCAAGCGCCAGGGATCGCCCTCGCGCACGTAGTCGTGATAGAGGCCCGGCACCTCGTCTCCGGGCACGTCGCCGGTCCGCCAGCGCCCGCACACGTGCCGCTCGAGGGTCTGGAGCCGGCAGTCCGGCAGATCCTCCCGCCAGCGGCGCCGGGCGGCGTGCAGCAGGTCGAGGTGCCGTGGCGGAAGCGCCA
It encodes:
- a CDS encoding ribonuclease H-like domain-containing protein, whose product is RHYGEEATLLRALGELTGSFEFLITYNGRSYDAPFLRGRAVVHGVRLALPPRHLDLLHAARRRWREDLPDCRLQTLERHVCGRWRTGDVPGDEVPGLYHDYVREGDPWRLIPVFHHNLLDVITMAEILQALCAQAPARRRRATPLLG